One genomic window of Leptotrichia shahii includes the following:
- the atpD gene encoding F0F1 ATP synthase subunit beta, with translation MNKGKLVQVIGPVIDVKFEKQLPDIYNALEVYNENGERLVAEVHSHNGNNVVRAVAMSGTEGLRRGLEVIDTGKPIQVPVGRSTLGRIFNVLGETVDDGEKLDTDVLRESIHRDAPSFEQQGTDSEILETGIKVVDLLAPYLKGGKIGLFGGAGVGKTVLIQELINNIAKGHGGLSVFAGVGERTREGRDLYNEMTESGVIDKTALVYGQMNEPPGARLRVGLTALTMAEYFRDKEGQNVLLFIDNIFRFTQAGSEVSALLGRMPSAVGYQPNLATEMGALQERITSTSTGSITSVQAVYVPADDLTDPAPATTFAHLDATTVLSRQIASLGIYPAVDPLDSTSRILEPEIVGNEHYKIARETQKVLQRYKELQDIIAILGMDELDENDKLTVNRARKIQRFFSQPFSVAEQFTGMKGKYVPLRETIRGFKEILDGLHDDLPEQAFLYVGTIDDAVAKARELMSE, from the coding sequence ATGAATAAAGGTAAATTAGTTCAAGTAATTGGACCGGTTATTGATGTAAAATTTGAAAAGCAGTTACCGGATATTTACAATGCACTTGAAGTATATAATGAAAATGGCGAAAGATTAGTAGCTGAAGTTCACTCACATAATGGAAATAATGTTGTAAGAGCAGTTGCAATGTCTGGAACCGAAGGATTAAGACGTGGGCTGGAAGTTATAGATACTGGTAAACCAATTCAAGTTCCCGTTGGAAGATCTACACTTGGAAGAATTTTCAATGTACTGGGAGAAACAGTTGATGATGGAGAAAAACTTGATACAGATGTTTTAAGGGAATCTATCCATAGGGATGCTCCGTCATTTGAACAACAAGGTACTGATTCGGAAATATTGGAAACAGGAATAAAAGTAGTTGACTTGTTAGCTCCATACCTAAAAGGTGGAAAAATTGGACTGTTCGGAGGGGCAGGAGTTGGAAAGACGGTATTAATTCAGGAATTAATTAATAATATTGCGAAAGGGCATGGAGGACTTTCTGTATTTGCAGGAGTTGGAGAGCGTACACGTGAAGGACGTGATTTGTATAATGAAATGACTGAAAGTGGGGTTATCGACAAGACAGCGTTAGTGTATGGACAAATGAACGAGCCGCCTGGAGCAAGATTAAGAGTTGGACTTACAGCACTTACAATGGCAGAATACTTTAGAGATAAAGAAGGACAAAATGTACTTTTATTTATTGACAATATATTCAGATTTACTCAAGCAGGTTCAGAAGTATCAGCCTTGCTTGGAAGAATGCCGTCAGCCGTAGGATATCAGCCAAACTTGGCAACTGAAATGGGGGCATTGCAGGAAAGAATAACATCAACAAGTACAGGTTCAATTACATCAGTTCAGGCTGTATATGTGCCAGCAGATGATTTGACTGATCCAGCTCCAGCAACGACATTTGCTCATTTGGATGCGACTACAGTATTGTCGAGACAAATTGCATCGCTTGGAATTTATCCAGCAGTAGATCCGCTTGATTCAACTTCGAGAATACTAGAACCAGAGATTGTTGGAAATGAACATTATAAAATTGCAAGGGAAACTCAGAAAGTATTGCAAAGATACAAGGAATTACAAGATATTATAGCAATTCTAGGAATGGATGAACTAGATGAAAATGATAAATTGACAGTAAACCGTGCCAGAAAAATTCAAAGATTCTTTTCACAGCCGTTCTCTGTTGCAGAACAGTTTACAGGAATGAAAGGAAAATATGTTCCATTAAGAGAAACAATACGTGGATTTAAGGAAATTTTGGATGGGCTTCACGACGATTTGCCTGAACAAGCATTCCTGTATGTTGGAACAATT